In the genome of Streptomyces aquilus, the window CGTCCCTCCCCAGACGAGGAAGAACCATGACCGAACCGATTCGTGTAGGTGTCATCGGCGCCGGTACCGAACGGGGCTGGGCCAGGACGGCCCATCTCCCGGCCCTCGCGGCGCTGCCGGAGTACGAGCTGACGGCGGTCGCCACGACCCGCGCCGGCAGCGCCCGCCGCGCCGCCGAACAGTACGGAGCCGCCCACGCCTTCACCGACCCGGCCCGCCTCAGCGGCCACGCCGAGGTGGACCTGGTGGTCGTCGCGGTGAAGACACCGGACCACGCCGACCTGGTGCTGCCCGCCCTGGAAGCGGGCAAGCACGTCTACTGCGAATGGCCGCTCGGCCGCACCACCAAGGAAGCCGAGGTGATGGCCGAGGCCGCCCGGCGGGCAGGCGTCCACGCGGCCGTCGGCCTCCAGGCGCGGCACGCACCCGCCGCCCGGCACGCCCGCCGGCTGCTCACCTCCGGCGCCATCGGCCGGGTCACCGCGGCCAACGTCTTCGCCACCCGCGCCAAGGGAGCCGGCGGCACCGTCACGTCCGACGCCGTCTACACCCTCGACCGGCGAGCCGGCGCCGGAACCCTGGAGGTCGCCGGCGGGCACACCCTGGACCTGCTGGAGTTCCTGTGCGGATCCGTCGGCAGGCTCTGGGCGTCCCTCTCCGTCCAGCAGCCCCGGCTGACCGTGTCCGACACCGCCGAGAGCGTCGGCGTCACCAGCGCCGACCACCTCGTCATCGGCGGGTTCCTGGTCACCGGCGTGCCCGTGTCGGTGCACGTCCACGACGGCAAGGCCGGGCACGCCCGCACCCGCCTGGAGTTCTCCGGCACCCGTGGCACCCTGACCCTCGTCTCCGAAGGGCCCGGCGCGGGACACGGCATCCAGATCAGCGACATCCGCCTGTACGAGGACAAGAGCGCCGCCACCGACGGCCGCCAGGAGGTGGCGGTGCCGCCGGACTGCCGGACCGCCGTGGACGTGCCGGACACCGCCGTACGCAATGTGGCGGAGCTCTACGCCGCACTGGCCCGCGACATCCGCGGCGGCTCGCACACCGTCCCCGACTTCGAGACCGGACTGCGACTGCACCGGCTCCTCGACACCGTCCGCTCCGCCGACCAGGCCGCGGCGAGCCAGGTCCGGGAGGTATGAGATGACCGTCCAAGT includes:
- a CDS encoding Gfo/Idh/MocA family protein encodes the protein MTEPIRVGVIGAGTERGWARTAHLPALAALPEYELTAVATTRAGSARRAAEQYGAAHAFTDPARLSGHAEVDLVVVAVKTPDHADLVLPALEAGKHVYCEWPLGRTTKEAEVMAEAARRAGVHAAVGLQARHAPAARHARRLLTSGAIGRVTAANVFATRAKGAGGTVTSDAVYTLDRRAGAGTLEVAGGHTLDLLEFLCGSVGRLWASLSVQQPRLTVSDTAESVGVTSADHLVIGGFLVTGVPVSVHVHDGKAGHARTRLEFSGTRGTLTLVSEGPGAGHGIQISDIRLYEDKSAATDGRQEVAVPPDCRTAVDVPDTAVRNVAELYAALARDIRGGSHTVPDFETGLRLHRLLDTVRSADQAAASQVREV